From a single Rhodopirellula halodulae genomic region:
- a CDS encoding DUF11 domain-containing protein, whose amino-acid sequence MTSLGRSLFIAAAAICSASCFAVAQAQTSVSTGDGLLKVSSEMPEEVRMGESFQYTVTVSNLSDDVTLHRVKLAQKKSEGLTIESVSKSGQDKQKNKDEQSGKSKKQGKEGKKQASKNQMMVSILKPGESKSFDVKAVADQEGEIRSCLEVVDYKPAICLTSEAVKPQLELTKSAPKKANRCNVIEMEYTLKNGGSGDVGPITITDSLGDAFVTIEGNNKLNFNVDGLKAGDTRKFVARVYANKTGEFGSRAEAKADNSDLSSRSKETKTKVISADLAAEVSGPQRLYGDEMARFTAKITNRGNALAEDVRVVLMWPEQANLADVSEPQIKGSSNEKQSNSNDQSGEPTPADNSKQSGQNEKSSSQDGSTKMAERTMTIEALKPGETATIEYAIRTGEMDEIPTKVKATSVCTVETVKDAENAVTRATATAMTRAKIVRLPALQLTVVDDEDPVTNGNEVVYTIRVWNEGDAVDQNVRLTAELPEGLKFVSADGPTDVKEEGQEVTFAPIKKMQPGDEVTYTVKAESEGEGAVSLKTQLASKSLQSEITAEEPTRIFKR is encoded by the coding sequence ATGACTTCACTGGGACGAAGTCTCTTCATTGCTGCGGCAGCAATTTGTTCTGCTTCCTGCTTCGCCGTCGCACAGGCTCAAACGTCGGTTTCCACCGGTGACGGCTTGCTCAAAGTTTCGAGCGAGATGCCGGAAGAAGTTCGCATGGGCGAAAGCTTTCAGTACACCGTCACCGTTTCAAACCTATCCGACGACGTGACGTTGCATCGCGTGAAGCTGGCTCAAAAGAAGTCGGAAGGATTGACCATCGAGTCCGTTTCAAAGAGCGGTCAAGACAAGCAGAAAAACAAGGACGAACAGTCCGGGAAGTCAAAAAAACAGGGGAAAGAGGGGAAGAAGCAGGCCTCTAAGAATCAGATGATGGTCTCGATACTGAAGCCTGGGGAATCGAAGTCTTTCGACGTGAAGGCCGTCGCAGATCAAGAAGGCGAGATTCGTAGTTGCCTGGAAGTGGTGGACTACAAGCCCGCGATTTGCTTGACCAGTGAAGCGGTCAAACCACAACTTGAGTTGACCAAGTCCGCACCCAAGAAGGCCAACCGCTGCAACGTGATCGAGATGGAATACACGTTGAAAAACGGAGGCAGCGGCGATGTCGGGCCGATCACCATCACCGATTCGCTCGGCGATGCTTTCGTGACGATCGAAGGTAACAACAAGCTGAATTTCAACGTCGATGGTCTGAAGGCTGGCGACACTCGCAAGTTTGTTGCTCGTGTGTATGCCAACAAGACCGGTGAATTTGGCAGCCGAGCGGAAGCCAAGGCGGACAACAGCGATCTGAGTTCGCGAAGCAAAGAGACGAAGACCAAAGTGATTTCTGCTGATCTGGCTGCGGAGGTTTCAGGTCCTCAACGTTTGTACGGTGACGAGATGGCTCGCTTCACCGCGAAAATTACGAACCGCGGCAATGCTTTGGCCGAAGACGTGCGTGTGGTTTTGATGTGGCCGGAGCAAGCCAATTTGGCTGATGTGAGCGAACCGCAAATCAAAGGTTCGTCAAATGAAAAGCAGTCCAATTCGAACGACCAGTCTGGCGAGCCGACACCTGCTGACAATTCAAAGCAGAGCGGCCAGAACGAGAAGTCTTCCAGCCAAGACGGATCGACGAAGATGGCTGAACGAACCATGACGATCGAAGCATTGAAGCCCGGCGAAACGGCCACCATCGAGTATGCCATCCGCACCGGTGAAATGGACGAAATTCCGACCAAGGTCAAGGCAACCAGTGTGTGCACCGTCGAAACGGTGAAAGACGCTGAAAACGCTGTGACTCGTGCCACCGCCACCGCGATGACTCGTGCGAAGATCGTTCGATTGCCCGCGTTGCAATTGACGGTTGTCGATGACGAAGATCCCGTGACCAACGGAAATGAAGTGGTGTACACCATTCGTGTTTGGAACGAGGGTGACGCGGTGGATCAAAACGTTCGTTTGACCGCTGAACTGCCCGAAGGCCTGAAGTTTGTTTCCGCTGATGGGCCAACGGATGTGAAAGAAGAGGGCCAGGAGGTCACATTTGCTCCAATCAAGAAGATGCAACCTGGAGACGAAGTGACCTACACGGTGAAAGCCGAAAGCGAAGGGGAAGGCGCCGTGAGCTTGAAGACACAATTGGCTAGCAAGTCGTTGCAGTCCGA